In Paracoccus aerodenitrificans, the following are encoded in one genomic region:
- the serB gene encoding phosphoserine phosphatase SerB: MHMITILAAPYRANLDSERVDALRHLFDGGNAIWLADKLAAEFPANRLPEDALRIAEDTRMAGFDLVIQPTQGRRKAVLLADMDSTMIQQECIDELAAEAGVGERVADITARAMNGELNFHEALIERVGLLAGLSEDVIGRVLEQRITLAPGGRELIATMREQGAYTALVSGGFTSFTGPVAEMLGFDEHRANTLLADDGVLTGHVALPVLGREAKIDALHEITAAHGLTPQEAIAVGDGANDLGMLQLAGSGVALHAKPVVAAQAGIRIDHADLTALLYIQGYGRDEFASM, translated from the coding sequence ATGCACATGATTACCATCCTCGCCGCGCCGTATCGCGCCAATCTCGATAGCGAGCGCGTGGATGCGTTGCGGCATCTTTTCGATGGCGGCAATGCGATCTGGCTGGCAGACAAACTGGCCGCCGAATTTCCCGCGAACCGGCTGCCGGAGGATGCGCTGCGCATCGCCGAGGATACGCGGATGGCCGGCTTCGATCTGGTGATCCAGCCGACACAGGGCCGCCGCAAGGCAGTGCTGCTGGCGGATATGGATTCGACCATGATCCAGCAGGAATGCATCGACGAACTGGCCGCTGAGGCTGGCGTGGGAGAGCGCGTCGCCGACATCACTGCCCGCGCCATGAACGGAGAGCTGAATTTCCACGAAGCCCTGATCGAGCGCGTCGGCCTGCTTGCCGGGCTGTCCGAGGATGTGATCGGCAGGGTTCTGGAGCAACGCATCACGCTTGCGCCGGGCGGGCGCGAACTGATTGCGACGATGCGGGAACAGGGTGCCTATACGGCGCTTGTCTCAGGCGGGTTCACCTCTTTCACCGGGCCGGTTGCGGAAATGCTTGGTTTCGATGAGCATCGCGCCAATACGCTTCTGGCCGATGATGGGGTGTTGACCGGCCATGTCGCTCTGCCGGTTCTGGGCCGCGAAGCCAAGATCGACGCGCTGCACGAAATCACCGCCGCTCACGGCCTGACCCCGCAAGAGGCAATCGCGGTTGGCGACGGGGCGAATGATCTTGGAATGCTGCAACTTGCCGGATCGGGGGTCGCTCTGCATGCAAAGCCGGTAGTCGCGGCTCAGGCCGGGATACGGATCGACCATGCGGATCTGACCGCGCTTCTGTATATTCAGGGTTACGGTCGGGATGAGTTCGCCAGCATGTGA
- the efp gene encoding elongation factor P, producing MKVIASSLRKGNVVEIDEKLYVVLKAENFHPGKGTPTTSVDMRRISDGTKVTERWKTTDQVEKAHVDERSYDYLYNDGEGYHFMEPESYEQVTAPEDVIGDQAVYLQEGMRVFLQVFNGAPIAMELPQKMTVEVTETEPVVKGQTASSSYKPAQVDNGLRVMVPPHIGAGTRIVINTADNTYVERAKD from the coding sequence ATGAAAGTCATCGCATCCAGTCTTCGCAAAGGCAATGTCGTCGAGATCGACGAGAAGCTGTACGTCGTGCTCAAGGCCGAAAACTTCCACCCGGGCAAGGGAACGCCCACAACCAGCGTCGATATGCGCCGGATTTCGGACGGAACCAAGGTGACCGAGCGCTGGAAGACCACGGATCAGGTCGAAAAGGCGCATGTGGACGAACGCAGCTATGACTATCTGTATAATGACGGCGAAGGCTATCACTTCATGGAGCCGGAAAGCTATGAGCAGGTGACGGCCCCGGAGGACGTGATCGGCGATCAGGCGGTCTATCTTCAGGAAGGAATGCGGGTGTTCCTGCAGGTCTTCAACGGCGCACCCATCGCGATGGAACTGCCGCAGAAAATGACCGTCGAAGTGACCGAGACCGAGCCGGTCGTGAAGGGGCAGACGGCGTCGTCTTCCTATAAGCCCGCGCAGGTGGATAATGGTCTGCGCGTGATGGTGCCGCCGCATATCGGTGCAGGCACGCGGATCGTGATCAACACGGCCGATAATACCTATGTGGAACGCGCGAAGGATTAA
- the epmA gene encoding EF-P lysine aminoacylase EpmA: protein MTDSQWWQPHRHTDRRPALLARNRIQRAIRLWLDDHGFTEVDPAALAISPGNETHLHGFATSMIGNDGIGRDMYLHTSPEFAMKKLLAAGEQRIAAFSHVWRNRERGALHHPEFTMLEWYRVGQDYTALMEDCSDFLRLAAEAAGADTLRFRDAVCDPFAAPDRISVADAFTAHAGIDLLATISDDGAVDRDGLARQMRSADISFAPGESWSDLFSRVLSERIEPHLGHGRATILDRYPVPEAALARRAADDPRVSERFELYACGVELANGFGELTDPVEQRRRFRADMEERARIYGDPYPLDEDFLSALPLVPDASGIALGFDRLVMLATSAPSIEAVMWAPVPDPA from the coding sequence ATGACCGACAGCCAATGGTGGCAGCCCCACCGCCACACCGACCGCCGCCCGGCCCTTCTGGCCCGGAACCGTATTCAGCGGGCAATCAGGCTGTGGCTGGACGATCACGGGTTTACCGAGGTCGACCCGGCGGCACTTGCGATCAGCCCGGGGAATGAGACCCATCTGCACGGCTTTGCGACCTCGATGATCGGGAATGACGGGATCGGGCGCGATATGTATCTGCATACCTCTCCGGAATTCGCCATGAAAAAGCTGCTTGCGGCGGGCGAGCAACGGATCGCCGCGTTTTCCCATGTCTGGCGCAATCGCGAGCGCGGGGCGCTGCATCATCCCGAATTCACCATGCTGGAATGGTATCGCGTCGGACAGGATTACACAGCGCTGATGGAGGATTGTTCCGATTTCCTGCGGCTTGCCGCCGAGGCTGCCGGGGCGGATACATTGCGGTTCCGCGATGCGGTCTGCGATCCATTCGCCGCGCCCGACAGGATAAGCGTCGCGGATGCGTTCACGGCCCATGCCGGGATCGACCTGCTGGCGACGATTTCAGATGACGGCGCGGTGGATCGCGATGGGCTGGCGCGTCAGATGAGATCTGCGGATATCTCTTTCGCGCCCGGTGAAAGCTGGTCGGATCTGTTTTCCCGCGTCCTGTCCGAAAGGATCGAGCCTCATCTGGGGCATGGCCGTGCGACCATACTGGACCGCTACCCCGTGCCCGAGGCAGCCCTTGCCCGCCGCGCCGCCGATGATCCGCGCGTCTCGGAACGGTTCGAGCTTTACGCCTGTGGGGTCGAGCTGGCGAATGGTTTCGGCGAACTGACCGACCCGGTCGAGCAGCGCCGCCGCTTTCGCGCCGATATGGAGGAACGGGCGCGGATCTATGGCGATCCCTATCCGCTGGACGAGGATTTCCTGTCGGCCCTGCCTCTGGTCCCGGACGCCTCGGGGATAGCGCTTGGCTTTGACCGGCTGGTGATGCTGGCAACCTCGGCCCCCTCGATCGAGGCGGTGATGTGGGCGCCGGTTCCGGACCCCGCTTAA
- a CDS encoding NAD(P)H-dependent flavin oxidoreductase, producing the protein MLLDRIGMRVPVVQAPMAGITTPALAAEVAKAGGLGSLGVAAMDAAKAGEEIRQVRARTDARFNVNVFCHRPPMRDPVKEQAWLDALSGDFARFGAEPPDALADSYRSFQTDDEMLRMLIREKPGVVSFHFGLPEPDQIAALRDSGAVLLGSATSLGDALKIREAGLDGVVAQGWQAGGHRGIFDENRPDERLGTLDLLAALKHLGLPLIAAGGIMAREDVQTALQAGAVAAQCGTAFLVADEAGTSAPHRAALATGKTHMTRAISGRPARGVENLISTRDDSAAPDYPLPYSALKALHAVASKGGESGYGPFWAGTECARAQPGSAAQILARLTP; encoded by the coding sequence ATGTTGCTGGACAGGATCGGTATGCGCGTGCCTGTGGTGCAGGCTCCGATGGCGGGCATCACCACGCCCGCCCTTGCGGCAGAGGTGGCGAAAGCGGGCGGACTCGGCTCGCTTGGCGTGGCGGCGATGGATGCCGCGAAAGCGGGCGAAGAGATAAGGCAGGTCAGGGCGCGGACGGATGCCCGGTTCAATGTCAATGTCTTCTGCCACCGGCCTCCGATGCGCGATCCCGTCAAAGAGCAGGCATGGCTCGATGCGCTGTCCGGGGATTTCGCGCGTTTCGGTGCAGAGCCGCCAGACGCGCTTGCCGACAGCTACAGATCGTTTCAGACCGATGATGAGATGCTGCGCATGCTCATCCGGGAAAAACCCGGCGTGGTCAGCTTCCATTTCGGCTTGCCTGAGCCCGATCAGATCGCCGCCTTGCGGGACAGCGGGGCCGTGCTTCTGGGCAGCGCCACCAGCCTTGGCGATGCGCTGAAGATTAGGGAAGCGGGTCTCGACGGGGTCGTCGCGCAAGGCTGGCAGGCCGGAGGGCATCGCGGAATTTTCGATGAAAACCGCCCGGATGAGCGGCTTGGGACCCTGGACCTACTGGCGGCGCTGAAACATCTTGGCCTGCCTCTGATCGCGGCGGGCGGGATCATGGCGCGAGAGGACGTGCAGACAGCGTTGCAGGCGGGCGCGGTGGCGGCGCAGTGCGGAACGGCTTTCCTTGTCGCCGATGAGGCGGGAACCTCGGCACCGCATCGCGCGGCACTTGCAACAGGGAAAACCCACATGACGCGGGCGATTTCTGGCAGACCGGCGCGGGGAGTGGAAAATCTGATCAGCACCCGCGATGACAGTGCCGCGCCAGATTATCCGTTGCCCTATTCGGCGCTGAAAGCGCTGCATGCGGTCGCTTCGAAGGGCGGAGAAAGCGGCTATGGTCCGTTCTGGGCCGGAACGGAATGCGCAAGGGCGCAACCCGGAAGCGCTGCCCAGATCCTTGCCCGGCTGACGCCTTAA
- a CDS encoding TSUP family transporter, which translates to MFEIATDLVLMLITAAFAAGFIDAIAGGGGLITVPALMLAGLPPAQALATNKVQGVFGAATAAASYAMSGHVNLRRQTGAALVSFTAGLLGAFCVTMIPTEALRYVLPVLLIGIAAFFALKPGLSDADRTARITPLQFTAFVVPLIGFYDGLLGPGTGAFFMLGFVMLAGYGILRATAHTKLLNFASNLGGLIAFALVGKPLWITGLAMGAAQIAGAWVGSKLAMRIGARLIKPLLVVTSTGLALKLILDLL; encoded by the coding sequence ATGTTCGAAATCGCCACCGATCTTGTCCTGATGCTTATCACCGCTGCGTTTGCGGCCGGGTTCATCGACGCCATTGCGGGCGGAGGCGGGCTGATCACCGTGCCCGCCCTGATGCTGGCGGGGCTGCCGCCTGCTCAGGCTCTGGCGACAAACAAGGTGCAGGGCGTGTTCGGCGCGGCGACGGCTGCGGCCAGCTATGCCATGTCAGGCCATGTCAATCTGCGCCGTCAGACCGGCGCGGCTCTGGTCTCGTTCACCGCCGGTCTGCTTGGCGCTTTCTGCGTCACGATGATCCCGACCGAAGCACTGCGCTATGTCCTGCCGGTGCTGCTGATCGGCATCGCGGCTTTCTTCGCGCTGAAGCCGGGGCTGTCCGACGCGGACAGGACCGCGCGGATCACGCCGCTTCAGTTCACCGCGTTCGTCGTGCCTCTGATCGGGTTCTATGACGGTTTGCTGGGACCGGGGACGGGCGCGTTTTTCATGCTGGGTTTCGTGATGCTTGCCGGATACGGAATCCTTCGGGCAACCGCACATACGAAGCTTCTGAACTTCGCGTCAAATCTTGGCGGGCTGATCGCCTTTGCACTTGTCGGCAAGCCGCTCTGGATCACCGGGCTGGCAATGGGGGCCGCGCAGATTGCCGGGGCGTGGGTCGGGTCAAAACTGGCGATGCGGATCGGAGCGCGGCTGATCAAGCCGCTGCTTGTGGTGACCTCGACCGGGCTGGCGCTCAAGCTTATTCTGGATCTGCTCTGA
- a CDS encoding Lrp/AsnC family transcriptional regulator translates to MTEITHDSFDRAILAALQRDGAMTNAQLSEVVHLSPSQCSRRRAALEKSGAIRGYTARLDGRVLGFGIRAFARVNLRSHGAAGDKDFASFAAAQPEVRAAHSVSGDADYVLELQLRDLDALADFIHERLLQHSQVTQVRSEIVLKSAKQDGGLPI, encoded by the coding sequence ATGACCGAAATCACGCATGACAGCTTTGATCGCGCGATTCTTGCCGCATTGCAGCGCGATGGGGCGATGACCAATGCGCAACTGTCAGAGGTGGTGCATCTATCGCCGTCGCAATGTTCCCGCAGGCGGGCGGCATTGGAGAAATCGGGCGCTATTCGCGGCTATACGGCGCGGCTGGATGGCAGGGTGCTCGGCTTCGGGATCCGGGCCTTCGCGCGGGTGAATCTGCGCAGCCACGGCGCTGCGGGCGACAAGGATTTCGCCAGCTTCGCCGCCGCGCAACCAGAGGTAAGAGCCGCGCATTCCGTCTCGGGCGATGCGGATTATGTGCTTGAGCTTCAGCTTCGCGATCTGGATGCGCTTGCCGATTTCATCCATGAGCGCTTGTTGCAGCACAGCCAGGTGACTCAGGTCCGCTCGGAAATCGTGCTGAAATCGGCCAAGCAGGATGGCGGTCTGCCGATCTAG
- the hppD gene encoding 4-hydroxyphenylpyruvate dioxygenase: MGPFPHDAPKAEISKANPAGTDGFEFVEFAHPNPEELNQLFRRMGFVPVAKHKTKNVTLYRQGGINYVLNAEPDSHASQFIADHGPCAPAMGWRVVDSQHALKRAVELGAEEYTGPGKVLNFPAVLGIGGSLLYFIDKYDETGSAWDAEYEWLAEKDPRPEGVGFYYIDHLTHNVVRGNMDTWYRFYNQTFNFREIRYFDIKGKQTGLFSRALTSPDGKIRIPINESADEHSQIEEYLNEYKGEGIQHIAVATEDIYASTDAIAEKGLEFMPGPPDVYYEMSRKRVTDHEEPLEKMKKHGILIDGEGVVDGGTTRILLQIFSKTVIGPIFFEFIQRKGDDGFGEGNFRALFESIEEDQMRRGVLKSEPAE, encoded by the coding sequence ATGGGACCTTTCCCGCATGACGCACCCAAGGCCGAAATCAGCAAGGCGAATCCCGCCGGTACGGACGGTTTCGAATTCGTCGAATTCGCCCATCCCAACCCTGAAGAGCTGAATCAGCTTTTCCGCAGGATGGGGTTCGTTCCGGTGGCGAAGCACAAGACGAAGAACGTCACGCTCTATCGTCAGGGCGGCATCAACTATGTGCTGAACGCCGAACCGGACAGCCATGCCAGCCAGTTCATCGCCGATCACGGCCCCTGCGCCCCCGCAATGGGCTGGCGCGTCGTGGATTCGCAGCACGCGCTGAAACGCGCCGTGGAGTTGGGCGCCGAGGAATATACCGGCCCCGGTAAGGTGCTGAATTTCCCGGCAGTGCTGGGGATCGGCGGCAGCCTGCTGTATTTCATCGACAAATATGACGAGACCGGCAGCGCCTGGGATGCGGAATATGAGTGGCTGGCAGAAAAGGACCCGCGCCCTGAAGGCGTCGGCTTCTACTATATCGACCACCTCACGCATAATGTCGTGCGCGGGAATATGGACACCTGGTATCGCTTTTATAATCAAACCTTTAACTTCCGCGAGATCCGCTATTTCGACATCAAGGGCAAGCAGACCGGGCTGTTCAGCCGTGCACTGACCTCTCCGGATGGCAAGATCCGCATCCCGATCAACGAATCCGCCGATGAGCACAGCCAGATCGAGGAATATCTGAACGAATATAAGGGCGAGGGCATCCAGCATATCGCCGTCGCGACCGAGGATATCTATGCCTCGACCGATGCGATTGCCGAAAAAGGGCTGGAATTCATGCCCGGCCCGCCGGATGTTTACTATGAAATGTCCCGGAAACGCGTCACCGACCATGAAGAACCGCTGGAGAAGATGAAGAAACACGGCATCCTCATCGATGGCGAAGGCGTGGTGGATGGCGGCACGACGCGGATCCTGTTGCAGATCTTCTCGAAAACCGTGATCGGCCCGATTTTCTTCGAGTTCATACAGCGCAAGGGCGATGACGGTTTCGGTGAGGGTAATTTCCGCGCCCTGTTCGAATCGATCGAGGAAGATCAGATGCGCCGTGGCGTGCTGAAATCCGAACCGGCTGAATGA
- a CDS encoding Rieske (2Fe-2S) protein produces the protein MSWRDISTAPAPDTVVCDLAEVEGVKALDLNGFPLLVVNDEAGLRGFVNLCPHQFLPLDYKGDQLLSADGARLICTSHQAQFDALTGEPCGGPAACGLDPVPLRQEHGRVVVGAG, from the coding sequence ATGAGCTGGCGGGATATCTCGACCGCTCCGGCACCGGATACGGTTGTCTGCGATCTGGCCGAGGTCGAGGGCGTCAAAGCCCTCGACCTCAACGGTTTTCCGCTGCTGGTGGTGAACGATGAGGCAGGTTTGCGCGGCTTCGTCAATCTCTGCCCGCATCAGTTCCTGCCTCTGGACTATAAAGGCGACCAGCTGCTTTCGGCGGATGGAGCGCGGCTGATCTGCACCTCTCATCAGGCGCAGTTCGATGCCCTTACAGGAGAGCCATGCGGCGGCCCGGCGGCATGTGGGCTTGATCCTGTACCGTTGCGCCAAGAGCACGGCAGAGTTGTCGTCGGCGCAGGCTGA
- the nrdH gene encoding glutaredoxin-like protein NrdH, with the protein MSITVYSKPACVQCTATTRALQARGLEFDIVDLTQDEDAYAHVSGLGYRQAPVVIAGESHWSGFRPDLIGQLS; encoded by the coding sequence ATGAGCATCACAGTATACAGCAAACCGGCCTGCGTTCAGTGCACCGCAACCACCCGTGCCCTGCAGGCGCGTGGCCTTGAATTCGATATCGTCGATCTGACCCAGGACGAAGATGCCTATGCGCATGTGTCCGGCCTGGGCTATCGTCAGGCTCCGGTCGTGATCGCCGGTGAGTCGCATTGGTCGGGCTTCCGCCCGGACCTGATCGGCCAGCTTTCCTGA
- the nrdI gene encoding class Ib ribonucleoside-diphosphate reductase assembly flavoprotein NrdI has protein sequence MAQLVYYSSRSGNTAKFVARLGMDALRIPISPDEPMPAPDQPYVLVTPTYADGNGKGAVHPQIIRFLNDPARRALIRGVIAAGNRNFGQFYAAAGDIIARKCNVPRLYRFELAGTDEDIARVTAGLQRFWRETCLTTA, from the coding sequence ATGGCGCAGCTCGTCTATTATTCCTCGCGGTCGGGCAATACGGCGAAATTCGTCGCCCGGCTGGGAATGGACGCGCTGCGCATTCCGATTTCCCCAGATGAGCCGATGCCCGCACCCGATCAGCCCTATGTGCTGGTCACACCGACTTATGCGGATGGAAACGGCAAGGGTGCCGTCCATCCGCAGATCATCCGATTTCTGAACGACCCCGCAAGGCGCGCCCTGATCCGAGGTGTGATCGCCGCGGGGAACCGGAATTTTGGTCAATTCTACGCCGCCGCCGGTGATATAATTGCCCGCAAATGCAACGTGCCACGGCTTTATCGATTCGAGCTGGCCGGCACAGACGAAGACATTGCCCGCGTCACCGCAGGGCTGCAGCGATTCTGGAGAGAGACATGCTTGACGACCGCCTGA
- the nrdE gene encoding class 1b ribonucleoside-diphosphate reductase subunit alpha, with the protein MLDDRLNRPAQDAKDYHALNAMLNLYDDAGHIQFDADRKAARQYFLQHVNQNTVFFHSQDEKLGYLVDEGYYDPAVLDQYSRNFQRKIWDEAYARKFRFPTFLGAFKYYTSYTLKTWDGQRFLERYEDRVVMVALTLARGDEDLAMRLMDDIIAGRFQPATPTFLNAGKKARGEFVSCFLLRIEDNMESIGRGINSALQLSKRGGGVALMLTNIREHGAPIKGIENQSSGVIPVMKLLEDSFSYANQLGARQGAGAVYLNAHHPDILRFLDTKRENADEKIRIKTLSLGVVIPDITFELAKKNEDMYLFSPHDVEKVYSKAFSDISVTEKYHEMVDNPRIRKKKINARAFFQTIAEIQFESGYPYIMFEDTVNAANPIAGRIAMSNLCSEILQVNTASEYNDDLSYAEMGTDISCNLGSLNIAKAMDSGDLAGTVGTAIRALNAVSEMSSIDSVPSIRKGNDESHAIGLGQMNLHGYLARERIHYGSPEGLDFTNIYFATVLYHALRESNALAKERGRSFVGFEDSKYADGSFFDKYTDRDWLPETERVKELFETAGVTVPTREDWAALREAIVKDGLYNRNLQAVPPTGSISYINYATSSIHPITAKIEVRKEGKIGRVYYPAPYMTNDNLEYYRDAYEIGPEAIIDTYAAATQHVDQGLSLTLFFPADATTRDINRAQIYAWKKGIKTIYYIRLRQAALEGTEVEGCVSCTL; encoded by the coding sequence ATGCTTGACGACCGCCTGAACCGTCCTGCGCAAGACGCAAAGGACTATCACGCGCTGAACGCGATGCTGAACCTGTATGACGATGCAGGTCATATTCAGTTCGACGCGGACCGAAAGGCGGCGCGGCAGTATTTCCTGCAACATGTGAACCAGAACACCGTGTTCTTCCACAGCCAGGATGAAAAACTGGGCTATCTGGTGGACGAAGGTTACTATGACCCTGCCGTGCTGGATCAGTATTCCCGGAATTTCCAGCGCAAGATCTGGGATGAGGCCTATGCACGGAAGTTCCGTTTCCCAACCTTCCTTGGCGCGTTCAAATATTACACCTCCTACACGCTGAAAACATGGGACGGGCAGCGCTTTCTGGAGCGTTATGAGGATCGCGTGGTCATGGTCGCGCTGACTCTGGCGCGCGGCGATGAAGATCTCGCCATGCGGCTGATGGATGACATCATCGCCGGGCGGTTCCAGCCTGCGACGCCGACTTTCCTGAATGCCGGCAAGAAGGCGCGGGGCGAGTTCGTGTCCTGCTTCCTGCTGCGCATCGAAGACAATATGGAAAGCATCGGACGCGGCATCAACTCGGCCTTGCAACTGTCCAAGCGCGGCGGTGGCGTGGCGCTGATGCTGACCAATATCCGCGAACACGGCGCACCGATCAAAGGGATCGAGAACCAGTCCTCGGGCGTCATCCCGGTGATGAAGCTGCTGGAGGACAGTTTCAGCTATGCCAACCAACTTGGCGCACGTCAGGGTGCGGGCGCGGTCTATCTGAACGCGCATCACCCCGATATCCTGCGTTTCCTCGACACCAAGCGCGAGAATGCCGACGAGAAAATCCGCATCAAGACGCTGAGCCTTGGCGTGGTGATCCCGGATATCACGTTCGAGCTGGCGAAGAAGAATGAGGATATGTATCTGTTTTCGCCGCATGACGTGGAAAAGGTCTATAGCAAGGCGTTTTCCGACATCTCGGTGACCGAGAAATATCACGAGATGGTGGATAACCCCCGCATCCGCAAGAAAAAGATCAATGCGCGGGCCTTCTTCCAGACCATCGCGGAAATCCAGTTCGAATCCGGCTATCCCTATATCATGTTCGAGGACACAGTGAACGCCGCGAACCCGATTGCGGGCCGGATCGCCATGTCCAATCTGTGCAGCGAAATCCTGCAGGTGAACACGGCATCGGAATATAATGACGATCTGTCCTATGCTGAAATGGGCACGGATATTTCCTGTAATCTCGGCTCGCTGAACATCGCCAAGGCGATGGATAGCGGCGATCTGGCGGGCACGGTCGGGACCGCGATCCGGGCGCTGAACGCGGTCAGTGAGATGTCGTCCATCGATAGCGTGCCGTCGATCCGCAAGGGCAATGATGAAAGCCATGCCATCGGTCTGGGCCAGATGAACCTGCATGGCTATCTGGCGCGTGAGCGGATCCATTACGGCAGCCCCGAGGGGCTCGACTTTACCAATATCTACTTCGCGACGGTGCTGTATCATGCACTGCGCGAATCCAACGCTCTGGCGAAGGAGCGCGGGCGCAGCTTTGTCGGGTTCGAGGATTCGAAATATGCCGACGGGTCCTTCTTCGACAAATATACCGACCGCGACTGGCTGCCCGAAACCGAGCGTGTGAAAGAACTGTTCGAGACCGCAGGCGTCACCGTTCCCACCCGTGAGGACTGGGCCGCGCTGCGCGAGGCGATCGTCAAGGACGGGCTGTACAACCGGAATCTTCAGGCGGTGCCGCCGACCGGCTCGATCAGCTATATCAACTATGCCACCTCTTCGATCCACCCGATCACCGCGAAGATCGAGGTCCGCAAGGAAGGCAAGATCGGCCGCGTTTACTATCCCGCGCCCTATATGACCAACGACAATCTGGAATATTACCGCGACGCCTATGAGATCGGCCCCGAGGCGATCATCGACACCTACGCCGCCGCGACCCAGCATGTCGATCAGGGCCTCTCGCTGACCCTGTTCTTCCCCGCCGATGCGACGACGCGCGACATCAACCGCGCCCAAATCTATGCGTGGAAGAAGGGCATCAAGACCATCTACTATATCCGCCTGCGCCAGGCCGCCCTTGAAGGGACCGAGGTCGAAGGCTGCGTTTCCTGCACGCTGTGA
- the nrdF gene encoding class 1b ribonucleoside-diphosphate reductase subunit beta, which translates to MKDAVNTTRAVPAAVNWNRLQDDKDLEIWNRLTANFWLPEKVPLSNDIQSWSQLKPAEQTLTIRVFTGLTLLDTIQNTIGAPSLLPDAITPHEEAVLTNIAFMEAVHARSYSSVFSTLCQTSEVDEAFRWSSENEHLQAKSRLILDEYDSASHPLKKKIASVFLESFLFYSGFYLPMHWSSRARLTNTADLIRLIIRDEAIHGYYIGYKFQRGLEKASEQERAELKDFAFSLLFDLYEIEGKYTESLYDPVNLTEDVKTFLHYNANKALQNLGYEALFPAEACKVSPAILAALSPNSDENHDFFSGSGSSYVIGKAVATEDEDWDF; encoded by the coding sequence ATGAAAGACGCTGTAAACACCACCCGCGCGGTACCCGCCGCCGTCAACTGGAACCGCCTTCAGGACGACAAGGATCTTGAGATCTGGAACCGTCTGACCGCGAATTTCTGGCTGCCGGAGAAGGTGCCGCTGTCGAACGACATTCAAAGCTGGTCGCAGTTGAAGCCCGCCGAACAGACGCTGACGATCCGCGTTTTCACCGGGCTGACCCTGCTGGACACGATCCAGAACACCATCGGCGCCCCCTCGCTTCTGCCCGATGCGATCACCCCGCATGAAGAGGCCGTGCTGACCAATATCGCCTTCATGGAGGCGGTCCACGCACGCAGCTATTCCAGCGTTTTCTCGACACTGTGCCAGACCTCGGAAGTCGATGAGGCGTTCCGCTGGTCGTCCGAGAACGAGCATTTGCAGGCGAAATCGCGGCTGATCCTGGATGAATATGACAGCGCCAGCCACCCGCTGAAGAAGAAGATCGCCAGCGTGTTCCTGGAAAGCTTCCTGTTCTATTCCGGCTTCTATCTGCCGATGCACTGGTCCAGCCGTGCGCGTCTGACCAACACGGCTGACCTGATCCGCCTGATCATCCGGGATGAGGCGATCCACGGCTATTATATCGGCTATAAATTCCAGCGCGGGCTGGAAAAAGCCAGCGAACAGGAACGGGCCGAACTGAAGGATTTCGCCTTCTCGCTGCTGTTCGATCTGTATGAAATCGAAGGGAAATATACCGAATCCCTGTATGATCCGGTGAACCTGACCGAGGACGTGAAGACGTTCCTGCATTACAACGCCAACAAGGCGCTTCAGAATCTCGGCTATGAGGCGCTGTTCCCCGCCGAGGCCTGCAAGGTCTCTCCGGCGATCCTTGCGGCGCTGTCGCCCAACTCGGACGAAAATCACGACTTCTTCTCGGGCTCGGGTTCCAGCTATGTGATCGGCAAGGCCGTCGCGACCGAGGATGAAGACTGGGATTTCTGA